A stretch of the Geovibrio thiophilus genome encodes the following:
- a CDS encoding FIST N-terminal domain-containing protein, with translation MKVFNFSCRDTEELRRQLADTEFYEKGHRLVQIFGGSGSMRQITAIAAAAGKIENSCVIGCTSAGEVLEGKILEGSVVVSIADFEFSEVKSFFFAGSDMVRAADEITSNIIDEKTKGLIILTDGLKSDGQALIARLAETAPHVQIAGGKAADDYSYTETFVFTDEEFCDCGVVCAALSGDELILNTDYLFSWEPVGEMMTVTSAKGGRVYTINDTPAVEIYRHYLGHEVADGLPDAGIEFPLITFRRGIEVARSPVAKYDDGSVLFAGGLETGNRVRFGFGNLDFADSGAYVKYDAMSEVPVECVFIYTCSGRRFFLKYGMETELRLLSSMGSSAGFFTYGEYFHKNRCNELLNITTTFITLSESKDALKRHKTERKRSSNRSLKALTTLVRTTSSELNFEKELSSVILDNQESIVILRSESDGAVKINRTFFDLFGFADLRDFKGKHRCVSELFISQEGYLEGGCFDDVDIIINEKCKMRDPKGIVRVYKVRASKLNFGEPPYMLVTLNDVTDLENAVNTAVFAEKAKSDFLANISHEIKTPLGGMLGFLDILGQMETAPEKKELISVIRENGAGLLSVINDILDYSKIDNGRMEIRYMPFRLEHELKAVISTFRIKAREKDIELILNKDESLPVYMVSDPLRLKQILCNLISNALKFTPAGGRTELRAEYLESEKKVRFSVTDNGIGIPKENQKRIFRFYVDTDKDISTKSHGGSGLGLAISSSLVDMMGGRLELESDQGEGSRFFFSLDINDFLLPEGYGGTRLASQESPAGAFRGKVLIADDNETTAKLVELILGSYELEYVWAKNGKEAVTAFTADKFNLILIDENMPVMSGCEAVAEIRKLEARQNRERTPIAAFTANIGLFVDENFRKFGMDEFLPKPLDFAELHGLLHKYLDESAGGLETMRQKRAYPTSGMGAGGELITDVIDGLRLKKEDVIILLDNFIEQFKEQYENLEHALAERNYARIGAVAHSIYGAASNLRLKRIAEKAREISECAKNGHDCEYPFLFEYLALQVKYLEAAVVSIK, from the coding sequence ATGAAGGTTTTCAATTTCAGTTGCAGAGACACGGAAGAACTGCGCAGACAGCTTGCGGACACAGAGTTTTACGAAAAAGGGCACAGGCTTGTGCAGATATTCGGCGGAAGCGGCAGCATGCGTCAGATAACAGCCATTGCCGCCGCTGCCGGAAAAATAGAAAACTCATGCGTAATAGGGTGCACAAGCGCGGGTGAGGTTCTGGAAGGGAAAATTCTCGAAGGCTCCGTGGTTGTCTCCATTGCTGATTTTGAGTTCTCGGAAGTCAAATCATTCTTCTTCGCTGGCAGCGACATGGTCAGAGCAGCGGATGAAATAACGTCGAATATAATAGATGAAAAAACAAAAGGGCTGATCATCCTTACCGACGGCTTGAAAAGCGACGGTCAGGCGCTGATTGCACGTCTGGCGGAGACTGCCCCGCATGTTCAGATAGCAGGAGGAAAAGCAGCGGACGACTATTCATATACGGAAACCTTTGTTTTTACGGATGAGGAGTTCTGCGACTGCGGCGTGGTCTGCGCCGCGCTCAGCGGTGATGAGCTGATTCTGAACACAGACTATCTTTTCAGCTGGGAACCCGTAGGCGAAATGATGACAGTCACCTCCGCTAAAGGGGGCAGGGTCTACACCATAAATGACACTCCCGCTGTGGAGATCTACCGCCATTATCTGGGGCATGAAGTTGCGGACGGACTGCCTGACGCCGGTATTGAGTTCCCTCTCATCACCTTCCGCAGGGGCATAGAGGTGGCAAGAAGCCCTGTCGCCAAATACGATGACGGTTCGGTGCTTTTCGCTGGCGGACTTGAAACTGGGAACCGTGTGCGCTTCGGGTTCGGCAATCTGGATTTCGCCGATTCAGGCGCATATGTGAAATATGACGCCATGAGCGAGGTTCCGGTGGAATGTGTGTTCATATACACCTGCTCGGGGCGCAGATTCTTCCTGAAATACGGTATGGAGACGGAGCTGCGGCTTCTCTCCTCAATGGGCAGCTCCGCAGGCTTCTTTACCTACGGCGAGTATTTTCATAAAAACCGCTGCAACGAGCTGCTCAACATCACCACAACCTTTATCACTCTCAGCGAATCCAAGGATGCGCTTAAACGGCATAAGACAGAACGGAAGCGCAGCTCCAACCGTTCGCTGAAAGCTCTCACAACCCTTGTTCGCACCACCTCCTCTGAGCTTAATTTTGAAAAAGAGCTGTCATCGGTAATTCTGGATAATCAGGAGAGTATCGTGATTCTCCGTTCCGAGTCTGACGGGGCAGTGAAGATAAACCGAACCTTCTTCGACCTGTTCGGCTTCGCGGATCTCAGGGATTTTAAAGGGAAGCACAGATGCGTCAGCGAGCTTTTCATATCTCAGGAGGGCTATCTGGAGGGCGGTTGTTTTGATGATGTTGACATTATAATAAACGAGAAATGCAAAATGCGCGATCCGAAGGGCATAGTCCGTGTTTATAAGGTTCGCGCGTCCAAGCTGAACTTCGGTGAGCCTCCTTATATGCTTGTAACGCTCAATGACGTTACAGACCTAGAAAACGCCGTAAACACCGCGGTATTTGCGGAGAAAGCAAAATCCGACTTCCTAGCGAACATCAGCCACGAAATCAAAACCCCGCTGGGGGGCATGCTTGGCTTTCTGGATATTCTGGGACAGATGGAAACCGCTCCTGAGAAAAAAGAGCTGATCTCCGTAATAAGGGAGAACGGCGCCGGACTTCTCTCCGTCATAAACGACATACTGGACTACTCCAAAATAGACAACGGCAGGATGGAGATACGCTATATGCCGTTCAGACTTGAGCATGAGCTCAAGGCGGTTATATCCACATTCAGGATAAAGGCGCGGGAAAAGGATATAGAGCTCATACTGAATAAGGATGAATCCCTGCCTGTTTATATGGTTTCAGACCCGCTGAGGCTGAAGCAGATACTCTGCAATCTGATCAGCAATGCCCTGAAATTCACCCCCGCCGGCGGCAGGACGGAGCTGAGGGCTGAGTATCTGGAGAGCGAGAAAAAAGTGCGGTTCAGCGTAACAGACAACGGCATAGGCATACCTAAGGAGAACCAGAAGAGGATCTTCCGCTTTTATGTGGATACCGATAAGGATATTTCAACAAAAAGCCACGGCGGAAGCGGTCTGGGACTTGCTATATCCTCCAGCCTTGTTGATATGATGGGCGGAAGGCTTGAGCTCGAAAGTGATCAGGGGGAGGGCAGCCGCTTCTTCTTCTCGCTGGATATAAATGACTTCCTGCTTCCCGAAGGCTACGGCGGCACACGCCTTGCCTCTCAGGAAAGCCCTGCCGGAGCGTTCAGGGGAAAGGTGCTGATAGCGGATGACAATGAGACCACTGCAAAGCTTGTTGAACTGATCCTCGGTTCATACGAGCTTGAATATGTATGGGCGAAAAACGGTAAAGAGGCTGTAACGGCTTTCACTGCGGATAAATTCAATCTCATTCTGATAGATGAGAACATGCCTGTTATGAGCGGGTGTGAGGCAGTGGCGGAAATACGCAAACTGGAGGCGAGACAAAACAGGGAAAGAACTCCCATAGCGGCTTTCACAGCCAATATAGGGCTTTTTGTGGATGAAAATTTCCGCAAATTCGGAATGGACGAGTTTCTGCCCAAGCCTCTGGATTTTGCTGAACTCCACGGACTTCTCCATAAATATCTGGACGAATCAGCCGGCGGTCTTGAAACAATGAGACAGAAGCGCGCGTACCCAACATCCGGCATGGGGGCGGGCGGAGAGCTGATTACAGATGTCATTGACGGTCTAAGGCTCAAAAAAGAAGACGTTATTATACTGCTGGACAATTTTATCGAACAGTTTAAAGAACAGTACGAAAATCTTGAACATGCGTTAGCTGAGCGCAATTACGCAAGGATAGGCGCAGTGGCGCACAGCATATACGGAGCCGCCAGCAACCTGCGCCTGAAGCGGATCGCGGAGAAAGCCAGAGAGATTTCCGAGTGTGCTAAGAACGGGCACGACTGCGAATATCCGTTTCTGTTTGAATACCTCGCCCTTCAGGTAAAGTATCTGGAAGCAGCTGTTGTATCAATTAAGTAA
- a CDS encoding HD domain-containing phosphohydrolase, whose protein sequence is MDFFFNIIAVDDNKVNLMLIEHLAGAIGHRVKSFSNPVDALEYVQTNEIDVALVDYMMPKMNGIELTKMIKAIQPDVPIIMITAVNDDNTVKIGAFESGATEFLTKPIDTTEFKARLNNILTIRKYRKMLSERALHLQSEVEKATEVIRAREFEALALLGRVAEYRDEETGEHILRVGNYARIIAEGMGCTPEFCEQIFHTAPLHDIGKIAVSDTILNKQGKLTPEEFQIMKKHTVFGCDILKNADSPYIRGGAAIAGCHHEKYDGSGYPEGLKEEDIPLDARIVALADVFDALTSKRPYKEAWPFEQAVEYILGERGKHFDPKAVDAFMEGIDRVVEVYNNHKHV, encoded by the coding sequence ATGGATTTTTTCTTTAACATTATCGCGGTTGACGACAACAAAGTTAATCTCATGCTTATAGAGCACTTGGCTGGTGCCATAGGACACAGGGTCAAAAGCTTTTCCAACCCTGTGGACGCACTGGAATATGTTCAGACAAACGAAATTGATGTGGCCCTTGTCGATTACATGATGCCGAAAATGAACGGCATCGAGCTCACCAAAATGATTAAAGCAATCCAGCCTGATGTGCCCATCATAATGATTACCGCTGTTAACGATGACAATACCGTAAAAATCGGGGCTTTTGAATCCGGCGCCACGGAGTTTCTCACCAAGCCCATAGACACCACGGAGTTTAAAGCGCGCCTGAACAATATCCTCACCATCAGAAAATACAGAAAAATGCTCAGCGAACGGGCACTCCATCTTCAGTCCGAAGTGGAAAAGGCGACAGAGGTTATCCGTGCCAGAGAGTTTGAGGCGCTTGCCCTTCTCGGACGTGTTGCTGAATACAGAGACGAAGAAACCGGCGAGCACATTCTCAGGGTTGGAAACTACGCCAGAATCATTGCGGAAGGGATGGGCTGCACGCCGGAATTCTGCGAACAGATTTTCCATACCGCTCCTCTTCATGATATTGGCAAAATCGCAGTGAGCGACACGATACTCAACAAACAGGGGAAGCTCACTCCTGAAGAATTCCAGATAATGAAAAAGCACACTGTCTTCGGATGCGACATACTGAAAAACGCTGATTCTCCCTACATACGGGGGGGAGCTGCAATCGCCGGATGCCATCACGAAAAATATGACGGTTCCGGCTACCCCGAAGGGCTGAAAGAGGAGGACATTCCGCTGGACGCACGGATTGTGGCTCTGGCGGATGTTTTTGACGCGCTCACATCCAAGCGCCCGTATAAAGAGGCTTGGCCTTTTGAACAGGCTGTGGAGTATATTCTGGGAGAAAGAGGAAAGCACTTTGACCCGAAAGCCGTTGACGCATTTATGGAAGGCATAGACAGGGTTGTTGAGGTATATAACAACCATAAACACGTGTGA
- a CDS encoding UbiD family decarboxylase, translating to MGYRNLSECAFDLEKKGMLVRVDAELDPHLEIGCVQRRVYEAGGPALLFANVRGSRFPMLGNLFGTTERTRYIFRDSLRVIEAMVKMKISPKEAAADFPSLLKAIAGAYRLLPSGKRFSPVLKNICTLKDLPQLVSWPMDGGAFVTLPLVYTENPASRGFRSSNLGMYRVQISGNEYLENEAGLHYQIHRGIGVHHREALRRGEPLPVNIFIGGAPALTVAAVMPLPEGMPELAFAGVLGGRRIGYGRTPNGLPVPSEADFCISGHIYGNETKPEGPFGDHIGYYSLRHDFPVMKVDAVYHRDNAVYPFTSVGRPPQEDTSFGEFIHELTGGLIPEVLPGVKAVHAVDAAGVHPLLFAVGSERYAPYEDNPRPKELLTQANAVLGQGQLSLAKYLFISNYFDNEELDINDAEAFLVHMLERADWRRDLHFQTSTTIDTLDYSGSGLNEGSKLVIAACGEKRRELPTEIKNGLNLPDGFSEPRVAMPGVLVIKGTKADAPRGMEDERMHAFVRRFDAEHPINRFPLIIIADDSEFTARNLSNLLWVSFTRSNPASDVYGIEAETVSKHFGCRGSLVIDARIKPHHAPALEMDKDVQKRVDSLFAKGGVLAGLG from the coding sequence ATGGGATACAGAAATCTTTCGGAATGCGCTTTTGACCTTGAAAAAAAGGGAATGCTTGTCAGGGTTGACGCGGAGCTTGATCCTCATCTGGAAATAGGCTGCGTTCAGCGGCGCGTATACGAGGCGGGCGGACCTGCACTTCTGTTCGCCAATGTGAGGGGGAGCCGGTTTCCCATGCTCGGCAATCTCTTCGGAACAACAGAGAGAACAAGATATATTTTCAGGGACAGTCTCAGGGTTATCGAGGCTATGGTTAAGATGAAAATCAGCCCCAAGGAGGCTGCTGCAGATTTTCCTTCACTGCTGAAAGCAATTGCGGGAGCTTACAGGCTGCTTCCGTCCGGAAAACGTTTTTCTCCTGTTCTCAAAAACATATGCACTCTTAAGGATCTTCCTCAGCTTGTTTCATGGCCTATGGACGGCGGGGCTTTTGTGACCCTGCCGCTTGTATATACCGAAAATCCCGCCTCAAGAGGGTTTCGCTCCTCAAATCTCGGCATGTACAGAGTGCAGATTTCGGGCAACGAATACCTTGAAAATGAGGCGGGGCTTCACTACCAGATTCACAGAGGAATAGGCGTTCACCACAGGGAGGCTCTGCGGCGGGGCGAGCCTCTCCCTGTGAATATTTTTATCGGCGGCGCTCCGGCTCTGACCGTTGCCGCCGTTATGCCTCTGCCTGAGGGCATGCCTGAGCTTGCCTTTGCGGGTGTTCTCGGCGGAAGACGCATAGGATACGGCAGAACCCCGAACGGGCTTCCCGTTCCGTCTGAGGCGGATTTCTGCATATCAGGTCATATTTACGGAAACGAAACCAAACCGGAGGGACCCTTCGGTGATCATATAGGATACTACAGTCTCAGGCATGATTTTCCCGTGATGAAGGTTGATGCCGTGTACCACAGGGATAATGCCGTATATCCTTTCACTAGTGTCGGCAGACCCCCTCAGGAGGATACAAGCTTCGGGGAGTTCATACATGAACTCACAGGCGGACTGATACCCGAGGTTCTGCCCGGGGTAAAGGCTGTGCATGCCGTGGACGCCGCGGGTGTGCATCCGCTTCTGTTTGCCGTGGGCAGCGAACGTTACGCGCCGTATGAGGACAATCCCCGCCCGAAGGAGCTTCTCACTCAGGCTAATGCCGTGCTGGGGCAGGGACAGCTCTCTTTGGCGAAATATCTGTTTATTTCTAATTATTTCGACAATGAGGAACTTGATATAAATGATGCGGAGGCGTTTCTTGTCCATATGCTTGAAAGGGCGGACTGGCGGCGGGATCTGCATTTTCAGACATCCACGACCATAGATACTCTGGACTACTCCGGCAGCGGGCTGAATGAGGGTTCAAAGCTTGTTATAGCCGCCTGCGGAGAAAAAAGACGTGAACTTCCGACGGAGATAAAGAACGGGCTTAATCTGCCCGACGGCTTTTCAGAACCGAGAGTCGCAATGCCCGGTGTGCTTGTGATTAAGGGAACTAAGGCAGACGCCCCCAGAGGAATGGAGGATGAGAGGATGCACGCCTTCGTCCGCCGTTTCGATGCGGAGCATCCCATAAACCGCTTTCCGCTTATTATAATAGCTGACGACAGCGAGTTTACGGCAAGGAATTTATCAAATCTCCTATGGGTGAGTTTTACAAGGTCAAACCCCGCTAGCGATGTTTACGGCATAGAGGCTGAAACCGTGAGCAAGCACTTCGGGTGCCGCGGCTCATTGGTCATAGACGCACGCATAAAGCCTCACCATGCTCCGGCTCTTGAGATGGATAAGGACGTGCAGAAAAGGGTGGATTCTCTTTTCGCCAAAGGCGGCGTTTTGGCAGGGCTGGGGTAA
- a CDS encoding LysR family transcriptional regulator has protein sequence MDLNELKIFLEVYRTGTISSAAEKLNTVQSNVTARLKKLEDELNVCLFYRKSRGVEITSDGKRLLPFAKKIMSAAAEINAEFKFKPLCKGEVRIGLTDTTFAECLPSAMAAYKKKYPEVELTIKTDASSALVEDIIGYRLDGAFTGSVGGNENIESVHVCRVPAVLGGVKKEIESPSAMIVFKKGCSYRDVTEKWALSSGKQNIKIIEFSTLDGILGCVSAGLGVTCMPEKVLRKYGVPFEEIEEDFSLVETNYIYRRDVKPSAAADAFASLLRKNFLTETD, from the coding sequence ATGGATTTAAACGAACTGAAAATCTTTTTGGAGGTTTACAGGACAGGGACAATTTCATCTGCTGCGGAAAAGCTCAATACGGTGCAGTCTAATGTTACCGCCCGCCTCAAGAAGCTTGAGGACGAGCTTAATGTGTGCCTGTTTTACCGCAAAAGCAGAGGGGTGGAAATCACATCTGACGGCAAGAGGCTCCTGCCGTTCGCAAAAAAGATTATGTCCGCGGCGGCGGAAATAAACGCGGAATTTAAGTTTAAACCCCTGTGCAAAGGCGAGGTGCGCATCGGACTCACCGACACCACATTTGCCGAATGCCTTCCATCCGCCATGGCAGCCTATAAAAAAAAATATCCGGAGGTGGAACTGACTATCAAAACAGACGCCTCATCAGCTCTTGTGGAGGATATTATCGGATACAGACTGGACGGAGCTTTTACTGGAAGCGTGGGAGGAAACGAGAATATCGAGTCTGTCCATGTGTGCAGGGTTCCCGCTGTTTTGGGCGGCGTGAAAAAGGAGATCGAGTCGCCGTCCGCTATGATTGTTTTCAAAAAGGGCTGCTCTTACAGGGACGTGACGGAGAAGTGGGCGCTCTCGTCTGGGAAACAGAATATAAAGATTATTGAGTTCAGCACGCTGGACGGAATACTTGGCTGCGTGAGCGCCGGACTTGGAGTCACGTGCATGCCTGAGAAGGTGCTGAGGAAGTACGGCGTGCCTTTTGAGGAGATTGAAGAGGACTTCAGCTTGGTTGAAACCAACTACATATACCGCAGGGACGTAAAACCGTCCGCCGCTGCGGATGCGTTTGCCTCTTTATTAAGGAAAAACTTTTTGACTGAAACGGACTGA
- a CDS encoding YbfB/YjiJ family MFS transporter — protein sequence MKHYGAVLLGGAAAMFTAMGIGRFAYTPAITFMLEAGALNTAQAGFIASANFAGYLAGAVYYSISPPKKRTFEISLALSVLTTAAMPVFDGMLWWSTIRFFSGFYSAAVFVCAAEKVYTALYENMKQTLGGFLFSGIGAGIAFSSWAVPFASHYGGWRVSWYFIGAVCTLTALTAVWLSGGRSASARRSTEVDNRGLFSPPMLLLAFAYLLEGSGYIIAGTFLVDIIKLSSGSSGAGFTGWALAGGTAVFSNFLWSWAGHRFGLFRVLFLLLMLQAAGMLLPVFSNSISAAYLFSIIFGGTFLGAVTLALACGRHIMPKGNTAPFLTVFFGIGQIISPWIGGLMAYKSGSFAAPLIFSSANIIVGAALTALAGTVYIRRKKCRS from the coding sequence ATGAAGCATTACGGGGCGGTTCTTCTGGGCGGGGCGGCGGCAATGTTTACCGCTATGGGCATCGGACGTTTTGCCTATACTCCAGCGATCACATTCATGCTGGAGGCGGGCGCACTCAATACAGCTCAGGCAGGTTTCATAGCCTCCGCCAATTTCGCCGGTTATCTCGCAGGCGCAGTGTACTACAGCATCAGTCCGCCCAAGAAGCGCACATTTGAAATATCACTGGCGCTGAGTGTGCTCACCACCGCGGCTATGCCTGTGTTTGACGGAATGCTTTGGTGGAGTACCATACGCTTTTTCTCAGGCTTTTACAGCGCCGCTGTTTTTGTATGCGCGGCGGAAAAAGTTTACACCGCCCTATATGAGAACATGAAACAAACCTTAGGCGGTTTTCTTTTCAGCGGCATAGGGGCGGGAATCGCTTTTTCCTCATGGGCAGTACCCTTCGCCTCGCACTACGGCGGCTGGCGTGTGTCATGGTATTTCATAGGCGCGGTCTGCACCTTAACCGCTCTGACCGCTGTGTGGCTCTCAGGGGGCAGATCTGCTTCCGCGCGCAGAAGCACGGAGGTAGATAATCGCGGTCTTTTCAGCCCGCCGATGCTCCTTCTGGCGTTTGCCTACCTTCTGGAAGGTTCGGGATACATAATAGCCGGGACATTTCTCGTGGATATAATAAAGCTGTCATCCGGCTCTTCAGGCGCAGGATTCACAGGCTGGGCGCTGGCAGGCGGAACTGCGGTTTTCTCAAACTTCCTGTGGTCATGGGCAGGGCACAGATTCGGTCTTTTCAGGGTACTCTTCCTACTGCTGATGCTTCAGGCGGCGGGAATGCTCCTTCCCGTATTCAGCAATTCCATATCAGCCGCCTACCTCTTCTCAATAATTTTCGGAGGAACATTCCTCGGCGCCGTAACCCTTGCCCTTGCGTGCGGGAGGCATATAATGCCCAAGGGGAACACCGCTCCGTTTCTTACCGTATTTTTCGGAATAGGACAGATAATCAGTCCTTGGATAGGCGGTCTTATGGCTTATAAATCCGGCAGCTTCGCCGCGCCCCTGATCTTTTCATCTGCCAATATCATAGTCGGGGCGGCGCTTACCGCCCTTGCCGGAACAGTATACATAAGGAGGAAAAAATGCCGTTCGTAA
- a CDS encoding 2-hydroxymuconate tautomerase family protein — protein sequence MPFVNIRITREGATKEQKEKLIRGVTDLLADVLGKNPKTTFVIIDEVETDNWGVGGESVTELRKKQ from the coding sequence ATGCCGTTCGTAAATATCAGAATCACCAGAGAGGGCGCAACAAAGGAACAGAAGGAAAAACTCATCAGAGGGGTTACAGATCTGCTTGCGGACGTACTCGGCAAAAACCCCAAGACAACATTCGTCATCATAGACGAGGTTGAAACAGACAACTGGGGTGTCGGCGGGGAATCCGTCACGGAACTGCGGAAGAAGCAGTAA
- a CDS encoding nitroreductase family protein, whose protein sequence is MIELLRKRRSVRQYTDKPVEKEKRDILSEALLRSPSSRGRNPWEFILVDDRENIAKLAEAKKHGSSFAKDAGLIYVITGDRDMSDMCVEDCSIAAVTLHYTAVSLGLGSCWIQLREREKDERTKSEDYVRRLLGIPDSYLVLAMVAIGYAAETPEPHPDNYLQKHKIRLNRF, encoded by the coding sequence ATGATAGAACTGCTCAGAAAAAGAAGAAGCGTCAGGCAATACACTGATAAGCCTGTGGAAAAGGAGAAAAGGGATATACTTTCCGAAGCCCTTCTCCGCTCTCCCAGTTCAAGGGGGAGAAACCCTTGGGAATTCATCCTCGTGGACGACAGAGAGAATATAGCTAAACTTGCGGAGGCAAAAAAACACGGCTCATCCTTTGCCAAGGACGCCGGTCTGATTTATGTCATTACCGGAGACAGGGACATGAGCGACATGTGCGTTGAGGACTGCTCCATAGCCGCGGTCACTCTGCATTATACCGCTGTTTCTCTCGGACTCGGAAGCTGCTGGATTCAGCTCAGGGAAAGGGAAAAAGACGAAAGAACCAAGTCAGAGGACTATGTACGCAGGCTTCTGGGCATACCGGACAGCTACCTTGTGCTGGCGATGGTTGCCATTGGCTACGCAGCGGAAACGCCTGAGCCTCATCCTGATAACTATCTTCAGAAACACAAGATACGTCTCAACAGGTTTTAA
- a CDS encoding rhodanese-like domain-containing protein, whose protein sequence is MNRILIVAAALTAMLLSVTAHASAPENLVKTREAKLAEARKSIKEVSPAEVAEMSAKGEAFIMLDIREPEEQGMVIAVGTLKKIPRGLLEWVAGGQLNSDDKIVVYCKTGARGAFATHLLNELGYRNAVNMKGGIVGWLEAGYGVQTYIGEIKPLDYRFSN, encoded by the coding sequence ATGAACAGGATTTTAATTGTCGCCGCTGCGCTCACGGCAATGCTCCTGAGCGTCACCGCCCATGCTTCGGCTCCTGAGAATCTGGTCAAAACCCGTGAGGCGAAGCTCGCTGAGGCGAGAAAATCAATCAAAGAGGTTTCCCCCGCCGAGGTGGCTGAAATGAGCGCCAAAGGTGAAGCATTTATTATGCTTGACATAAGGGAGCCTGAGGAACAGGGGATGGTTATCGCCGTCGGAACTCTTAAAAAAATCCCAAGAGGGCTTCTTGAGTGGGTCGCAGGCGGTCAGCTTAACTCTGATGATAAAATTGTGGTCTACTGCAAGACCGGCGCCAGAGGAGCTTTCGCCACACATCTGCTCAATGAGCTCGGCTACAGAAACGCCGTAAACATGAAAGGCGGAATAGTCGGCTGGCTAGAAGCCGGATATGGCGTGCAGACCTATATCGGCGAGATAAAACCCTTGGACTACAGATTTTCCAACTGA
- a CDS encoding ArsR/SmtB family transcription factor: MALRDLNDKELDDVLEIFKALASPVRLLIARMVCERPRYGYEIEEAFDCERTNITKHVNLMKDAGLLKAYKEGRKTLFVLQTGHIKSSLLGCIEHDKLIENSKA; this comes from the coding sequence ATGGCATTAAGAGATCTTAACGACAAAGAATTGGACGATGTTCTCGAAATATTCAAAGCGCTTGCAAGCCCTGTGCGTCTGCTCATAGCCAGAATGGTTTGCGAGAGACCCCGCTACGGATACGAGATCGAAGAAGCCTTCGACTGCGAAAGAACCAATATTACAAAGCATGTTAATCTGATGAAGGATGCAGGACTGCTGAAAGCTTACAAAGAAGGAAGAAAAACACTTTTTGTGCTTCAGACCGGTCACATCAAAAGCAGTTTGCTTGGGTGCATCGAGCACGACAAGCTGATTGAAAATTCTAAAGCTTAG